Proteins from a genomic interval of Thunnus thynnus chromosome 5, fThuThy2.1, whole genome shotgun sequence:
- the cnot1 gene encoding CCR4-NOT transcription complex subunit 1 isoform X3, whose protein sequence is MNLDSLSLALSQISYLVDNLTKKNYRASQQEIQHIVNRHGPEADRHLLRCLFSHVDFSGDGKSSGKDFHQTQFLIQECVSLISKPNFISTLCYAIDNPLHYQKSLKPSAHLFTQLSKVLKLSKVQEVIFGLALLNSSNADLRGFAAQFIKQKLPDLLRSYVDADLGGNQEGGFQDIAIEVLHLLLSHLLFGQKGASGVGQEQIDAFLKTLCRDFPQERCPVVLAPLLYPEKRDILMDRILPDSGELAKTMMESSLAEFMQEVGYGFCASLDECRNIILQYGVREVTASQVARVLGMMARTHSGLTDGIPLQSISAPGSGIWSDGKDKNDGSQAHTWNVEVLIDVVKEVNPNLNFKEVTYELDHPGFIIRDSKGLHIVVYGIQRGLGMEVFPVDLIYRPWKHAEGQLSFIQHSLISPEVFCFADYPCHTVAIDILKAPPEDDNREIATWKSLDLVESLLRLSEVGQYEQVKQLFSFPIKHCPDMLVLALLQISTSWHTLRHELISTLMPIFLGNHPNSAIILHYAWHGQGQSPSIRQLIMHSMAEWYMRGEQYDQAKLSRILDVAQDLKSLSMLLNGTPFAFVIDLAALASRREYLKLDKWLTDKIREHGEPFIQACVTFLKRRCPSIMGGLAPDKDQPKSAQLPPETLATMLACLQSCAGSVSQELSETILTMVANCSNVMNKARQPPPGVMPKGRAPSTSSLDAISPVQVSPCERLITPLQENFEMPFHMDPLSGMASLSLGGTATSHTQSMQGFPTSLSSAFSNPQSPAKAFPPLSTTNPSTPFGGIGSLSSQLPGMDSGPLGSGIGSGIGSGLGMSAVSTDPFGTRKMSTPGLNPPTFQQSKMKASDLSQVWPEANQHFSKEIDDEANSYFQRIYNHPPHPTMSVDEVLEMLQRFKDSTIKREREVFNCMLRNLFEEYRFFPQYPDKELHITACLFGGIIEKGLVTYMALGLALRYVLEALRKPYGSKMYYFGIAALDRFKNRLKDYPQYCQHLASIAHFLQFPHHLQEYIEYGQQSRDPPVKMQGSITTPGSLALAQVQAQAQSQQPGVPKAPQPGQPSTLVTTTTTTTTVAKTTTITRPTPSSFKKDVPPSINTTNIDTLLVATDQTERIVEPPENVQEKIAFIFNNLSQSNMTQKVEELKETVKEEFMPWVSQYLVMKRVSIEPNFHSLYSNFLDTLKNPEFVKMVLNETYRNIKVLLTSDKAAANFSDRSLLKNLGHWLGMITLAKNKPILYTDLEVKSLLLEAYVKGQQELLYVVPFVAKVLESSLRSMVFRPQNPWTMAIMNVLAELHQEHDLKLNLKFEIEVLCKNLSLDINDLKPGNLLKDKEKLKSLEEQLSAPKKETKPPEEMLPVSTTGDFAPFAAPPSTPAATTTTTCTTTGPPTPQFSYHDINVYALAGLAPHININVNIPLLQAHPQLKQCVRQSVERAVQELVHPVVDRSIKIAMTTCEQIIRKDFALDSEESRMRVAAHHMMRNLTAGMAMITCREPLLMSIATNLKNSFAAALRAPTPQQREMMEEAAARIAQDNCELACCFIQKTAVEKAGPEMDKRLATEFELRKHARQEGRRYCDPVVLTYQAERMPEQIRLKVGGVDPKQLAVYEEFARNVPGFLPSNDLSQPTGFLAQPMKQQAWATDDVAQIYDKCMADLEQHLHAIPPALAMNPLTQALRSLLEAVALARNSRDGIAALGLLQKAVEGLLDATSGADADLLLRYRECHLLVLKALQDGRAYGPQWCNKQITRCLIECRDEYKYNVEAVELLIRNHLVNMQQYDLHLAQSMENGLHYMAVAFAMQLVKLLLVDERSVSHVTEADLFHTIETLMRTCAHSRANAPEGLPQLMDVVRSNYEAMIDRAHGGPNFMMHSGISQASEYDDPPGLREKAEYLLREWVNLYHSAAAGRDSTKAFSAFVGQMHQQGILKTDDLITRFFRLCTEMCVEISYRAQAEQQHNPAASAAIIRAKCYHNLDAFVRLIALLVKHSGEASNTVTKINLLNKVLGIVVGVLIQDHDVRQTEFQQLPYHRIFIMLLLELNAPEHVLETINFQTLTAFCNTFHILRPTKAPGFVYAWLELISHRIFIARMLAHTPQQKGWPMYAQLLIDLFKYLAPFLRNVELNKPMQILYKGTLRVLLVLLHDFPEFLCDYHYGFCDVIPPNCIQLRNLILSAFPRNMRLPDPFTPNLKVDMLSEINIAPRILTNFTGVMPSQFKKDLDSYLKTRSPVTFLSELRSNLQVSNEPGNRYNIQLINALVLYVGTQAIAHIHNKGSTPSMSTITHSAHMDIFQNLAVDLDTEGRYLFLNAIANQLRYPNSHTHYFSCTMLYLFAEANTEAIQEQITRVLLERLIVNRPHPWGLLITFIELIKNPAFKFWSHDFVHCAPEIEKLFQSVAQCCMGQKQAQQVMEGTGAS, encoded by the exons ATGAATCTTGACTCGCTCTCGCTGGCTTTGTCTCAAATCAGCTATCTGGTGGAcaatttaacaaagaaaaactaCCGAGCCAGCCAGCAGGAAATACAGCAT ATTGTAAATCGTCACGGTCCTGAGGCAGACAGGCATCTACTACGCTGTCTTTTCTCCCATGTGGATTTCAGTGGCGATGGTAAAAGCAGTGGCAAGGACTTTCACCAG ACACAGTTTCTGATCCAGGAGTGTGTGTCGCTGATATCAAAGCCAAACTTCATCTCTACTCTGTGTTACGCTATCGACAATCCCCTGCACTACCAGAAG AGTTTGAAGCCATCGGCCCACTTATTCACCCAATTGAGTAAAGTTCTTAAGCTCAGCAAGGTCCAAGAG GTGATATTTGGCCTTGCTCTGCTCAACTCCAGCAACGCAGACCTTCGGGGTTTTG cTGCGCAGTTCATCAAGCAGAAACTTCCAGACCTCCTGCGGTCATACGTTGACGCAGATCTCGGAGGAAACCAGGAAGGTGGCTTCCAAGACATTGCCATAGAGGTCTTACACCTACTGCTCTCCCATCTACTGTTTGGCCAGAAGGGAGCCAGTGGGGTAGGCCAAGAGCAGATCGACGCCTTCCTCAAGACACTTTGCCGAG aTTTCCCCCAGGAGCGCTGCCCTGTGGTGCTCGCACCACTGCTGTACCCTGAAAAACGGGACATTCTCATGGACAGGATCCTGCCAGACTCGGGGGAGTTAGCTAAGACCATGATGGAGAGTTCTCTTGCAGAATTCATGCAAGAAGTTGGCTATGGCTTCTGTGCAAG TCTGGATGAGTGCAGAAACATAATCCTCCAGTATGGGGTGAGAGAGGTGACAGCCAGCCAGGTAGCCAGGGTCCTGGGCATGATGGCTCGTACCCACTCCGGCCTAACTGATGGCATCCCACTACAG tccaTCTCTGCTCCTGGAAGTGGTATCTGGAGTGATGGTAAGGATAAGAACGACGGCTCGCAGGCACACACGTGGAACGTTGAGGTTCTTATCGACGTAGTCAAAGAAGTG AATCCCAACCTGAACTTCAAAGAGGTGACATATGAACTGGACCACCCAGGCTTTATAATCCGGGACAGCAAAGGCCTGCATATTGTGGTGTATGGCATTCAGAGGGGATTGGGCATGGAAGTTTTCCCTGTCGATCTCATCTATCGGCCATGGAAACACGCAGAGGGACAG ttgtCGTTCATTCAGCACTCCCTGATAAGCCCAGAAGTGTTCTGTTTTGCTGACTACCCTTGCCACACTGTTGCAATCGACATCCTTAAGGCCCCACCAGAGGATGACAACAGGGAGATTGCAACCTG GAAAAGTCTGGACCTGGTGGAGAGCCTGCTTAGGCTGTCTGAGGTGGGCCAGTACGAGCAGGTGAAGCAGCTGTTTAGCTTCCCAATCAAGCACTGCCCAGACATGTTGGTGCTGGCATTGTTGCAGATCTCCACCTCCTGGCACACACTGCGTCATGAGCTCATCTCTACCCTAATGCCCATCTTTCTGGGCAACCATCCCAACTCTGCCATTATTCTGCACTACGCCTGGCATGGACAG ggACAGTCTCCCTCCATCCGTCAGCTAATTATGCATTCAATGGCTGAGTGGTACATGAGAGGTGAACAGTATGACCAGGCCAAGCTGTCTCGCATCCTGGATGTGGCGCAGGACTTGAAG tCTCTATCGATGCTGCTGAATGGTACTCCATTTGCCTTTGTTATTGACCTTGCTGCACTTGCCTCTCGCCGTGAATACCTCAAACTTGATAAATGGTTGACTGACAAAATCAGAGAGCATGGG GAACCTTTTATCCAGGCGTGTGTGACATTCCTGAAGAGGCGGTGCCCATCCATTATGGGGGGTCTGGCCCCTGACAAGGACCAGCCCAAAAGTGCCCAGCTGCCCCCAGAGACCTTAGCCACCATGCTGGCCTGCCTGCAGTCCTGTGCTGG GAGTGTGTCTCAGGAGCTGTCAGAGACGATCTTGACCATGGTTGCCAACTGCAGCAATGTAATGAACAAAGCTCGGCAGCCACCACCAGGGGTTATGCCAAAGGGACGTGCCCCTAGCACCAGCAGCCTGGATGCCATCTCACCTGTACAGGTATCTCCATGTGAAAGACTCATCACGCCTCTGCAGGAAAACTTTGAAATGCCCTTTCAT ATGGACCCTCTCTCTGGGATGGCTTCCTTGAGCCTGGGAGGTACGGCCACCTCCCACACTCAGAGCATGCAGGGTTTTCCCACCTCACTGAGCTCAGCTTTCAGTAATCCCCAGTCCCCAGCAAAGGCCTTCCCGCCCCTCTCAACCACCAATCCCAGCACACCATTTGGGGGCATTGGCAGCTTGTCCTCACAGCTCCCTGGTATGGACTCTG GTCCCTTGGGCTCAGGCATCGGCTCTGGTATTGGGTCTGGCCTGGGGATGTCAGCAGTCAGCACCGATCCATTTGGCACCAGGAAGATGAGCACACCAGGCCTGAACCCACCTACCTTTCAGCAGAGTAAGATGAAGGCCT CTGACCTTTCTCAGGTGTGGCCTGAGGCAAACCAGCACTTTAGTAAGGAGATAGACGATGAAGCAAACAGTTACTTCCAGCGCATCTACAACCACCCACCTCACCCGACTATGTCTGTGGATGAG GTGCTGGAGATGCTACAGAGGTTCAAGGATTCAACCATCAAGCGGGAGCGAGAGGTGTTCAATTGCATGCTTCGGAACTTGTTTGAGGAGTACCGTTTCTTCCCCCAGTACCCAGACAAGGAGCTGCACATCACTGCCTGCCTTTTTGGCGGCATTATCGAGAAGGGTCTTGTCACCTACATGGCCCTGGGCCTTGCCCTCCGATATGTTCTTGAAGCGTTAAGAAAACCTTATGGATCCAAAATGTATTACTTTGGAATTGCCGCTTTAGATAGGTTCAAAAACAg ACTAAAGGATTACCCTCAATATTGTCAACACCTGGCTTCAATTGCCCACTTCTTGCAATTCCCCCACCATTTACAAGAG TATATCGAGTATGGCCAACAGTCACGGGACCCTCCGGTGAAGATGCAAGGCTCCATCACCACCCCCGGAAGTCTGGCACTGGCACAAGTACAAGCACAGGCCCAGTCGCAGCAGCCTGGGGTCCCTAAAGCACCACAGCCAGGTCAACCCAGCACCCTCGTCACCACCACTACGACTACAACCACAGTAGCCAAGACCACCACCATCACAAGACCCACACCCAGCAGCTTCAAGAAGGATGTGCCT CCCTCCATAAACACTACCAACATTGACACTCTGCTGGTGGCCACTGACCAAACAGAAAGGATTGTAGAGCCTCCAGAGAATGTCCAGGAGAAAATCGCTTTTATCTTCAACAACCTCTCTCAGTCCAACATGACACAGAAG GTTGAAGAGTTGAAAGAGACGGTGAAGGAGGAGTTCATGCCCTGGGTTTCTCAGTACCTGGTGATGAAGCGTGTCAGCATCGAGCCCAACTTCCACAGTCTCTACTCCAACTTTCTGGACACTCTCAAGAACCCTGAGTTTGTCAAGATGGTCCTCAACGAAACATACAGGAATATTAAG GTCCTGTTGACCTCTGACAAGGCAGCTGCCAATTTCTCTGATCGCTCCCTGCTGAAGAACCTGGGCCACTGGCTGGGCATGATTACACTGGCCAAAAACAAGCCTATCCTCTATACA GATCTGGAGGTGAAGTCTCTGCTACTGGAAGCCTATGTGAAAGGCCAGCAGGAGCTACTTTATGTTGTTCCCTTTGTGGCCAAAGTTTTGGAGTCCAGTCTACGGAGCATG GTTTTCAGGCCACAGAACCCTTGGACCATGGCTATCATGAATGTTCTCGCTGAGCTGCATCAGGAACATGACCTCAAG ctgaaCTTAAAGTTTGAGATTGAAGTTCTTTGTAAGAACTTGTCTCTGGACATCAATGATCTGAAGCCGGGAAACCTGCTGAAAGATAAGGAGAAGCTAAAGAGCCTGGAGGAGCAGCTGTCGGCAccaaagaaagagacaaagccTCCAGAAGAGATGCTCCCAGTTTCTACCACAG GAGACTTTGCTCCATTTGCAGCTCCTCCATCAACCCCAgctgccaccaccaccaccacttgCACAACCACTGGGCCCCCCACCCCACAGTTCAGCTACCATGACATCAATGTGTATGCCTTGGCAGGCCTGGCCCCACACATCAATATAAATGTCAAC ATCCCTCTACTACAGGCCCATCCTCAGCTGAAGCAGTGTGTGCGGCAGTCAGTTGAACGGGCCGTCCAAGAGCTGGTGCACCCTGTGGTTGATCGCTCTATCAAAATTGCCATGACAACCTGTGAGCAGATCATCAGGAAGGACTTTGCCCTGGATTCAGAGGAGTCCCGCATGCGTGTGGCTGCCCACCATATGATGAGAAATCTGACCGCTGGCATGGCAATGATCACCTGCCGCGAGCCGCTGCTCATGAGCATCGCCACCAACCTTAAGAACAGCTTTGCTGCTGCACTTAGA GCACCAACTCCCCAACAGAGGGAGATGATGGAGGAGGCTGCAGCCAGGATTGCCCAAGACAACTGTGAATTGGCTTGCTGCTTCATTCAGAAGACAGCTGTGGAGAAGGCTGGCCCTGAAATGGACAAGAGACTAGCCACG GAGTTTGAGCTGAGGAAACACGCACGCCAAGAAGGACGTCGTTATTGTGATCCAGTCGTGCTGACTTACCAGGCTGAACGTATGCCTGAGCAGATCAGACTCAAG GTGGGAGGAGTGGACCCCAAACAACTGGCTGTATATGAGGAGTTTGCCAGGAACGTTCCAGGTTTCTTGCCCAGTAATGATCTCTCTCAGCCCACTGGCTTCTTGGCTCAGCCAATGAAG caacaGGCATGGGCCACAGATGATGTTGCTCAGATCTACGATAAGTGCATGGCAGACTTGGAGCAGCATCTTCACGCCATCCCTCCAGCTCTTGCCATGAACCCCCTGACCCAGGCCCTGCGCAGTCTGCTGGAGGCTGTAGCCTTGGCGAGGAACTCCAGGGATGGCATCGCAGCCCTTGGCCTGTTGCAGAAG GCTGTTGAAGGTCTTCTGGATGCCACTAGTGGGGCTGATGCTGACTTGCTGCTCCGCTACAGGGAGTGCCACCTGCTGGTACTTAAAGCCCTACAGGATGGACGTGCCTACGGACCACAGTGGTGCAACAAGCAGATCACCAG GTGTCTGATTGAGTGCCGTGATGAGTACAAATACAACGTGGAGGCAGTGGAGCTTTTGATCAGGAACCACCTTGTGAATATGCAGCAGTATGATCTGCACCTGGCACAG TCAATGGAAAACGGACTGCACTACATGGCAGTTGCATTCGCCATGCAGTTGgtgaagctgctgctggtggaTGAACGCAGCGTCAGCCACGTCACAGAAGCTGATCTCTTCCACACAATTGAGACTTTAATGAGGACCTGTGCACACTCTAGAGCCAACGCACCTGAGGG tCTTCCCCAGCTGATGGATGTCGTTCGCTCCAACTATGAGGCCATGATCGACCGGGCTCACGGCGGACCCAACTTCATGATGCACTCCGGGATCTCACAGGCATCAGAATATGACGATCCTCCTGGCCTGAGGGAGAAGGCGGAGTATCTCCTGAGGGAATGGGTCAACCTGtatcactctgctgctgctggcagggATAGCACCAAAGCCTTCTCTGCTTTTGTTGGCCAG ATGCACCAGCAGGGCATCCTGAAGACTGATGACTTGATCACACGATTCTTCCGGCTGTGCACAGAAATGTGTGTGGAGATAAGCTATCGGGCTCAGGCTGAGCAGCAACACAACCCAGCAGCCAGTGCAGCTATCATCAGAGCCAAGTGTTACCACAACCTGGATGCCTTTGTGAGGCTCATAGCCCTGCTGGTCAAACACTCTGGAGAGGCCTCTAACACAGTGACAAAAATCAACCTCCTCAACAAG GTGCTGGGTATTGTCGTTGGGGTGTTGATCCAGGACCACGATGTCCGTCAGACAGAATTCCAGCAGCTGCCGTACCACCGCATCTTCatcatgctgctgctggaacTCAATGCCCCCGAGCACGTCCTCGAGACCATCAACTTCCAGACACTCACAGCCTTCTG CAATACCTTCCACATCCTGAGACCCACCAAAGCACCCGGCTTTGTGTACGCCTGGCTGGAACTCATCTCCCATCGCATCTTCATCGCCAGGATGTTagcacacacaccacagcagAAG GGTTGGCCCATGTACGCACAGCTGCTGATTGATCTCTTCAAGTACCTGGCCCCTTTCCTGAGGAATGTAGAGCTCAACAAACCTATGCAAATCCTCTACAAG GGCACACTGCGAGTGCTCCTGGTCCTGCTGCATGACTTCCCAGAGTTCCTGTGTGACTACCATTATGGCTTCTGTGATGTTATCCCACCCAACTGCATCCAGCTCCGCAACCTCATCCTCAGTGCCTTTCCACGCAACATGAGGCTCCCTGACCCTTTCACACCCAATCTCAAG GTGGACATGCTGAGTGAGATCAACATCGCTCCCCGTATCCTCACCAACTTTACAGGCGTCATGCCTTCTCAGTTCAAGAAGGATCTGGACTCATATCTGAAGACCCGTTCACCGGTCACTTTCCTGTCTGAGCTGCGCAGCAACCTGCAG GTGTCAAATGAGCCAGGAAACCGCTACAACATCCAGTTGATCAATGCTCTAGTGTTGTATGTAGGCACACAGGCAATCGCTCACATCCACAACAAGGGCAGCACCCCCTCCATGAGCACTATCACCCACTCTGCACACATGGACATCTTCCAGAACCTGGCCGTGGACCTGGACACAGagg GGCGTTATCTGTTCTTGAACGCGATCGCCAATCAGCTACGCTACCCAAACAGCCACACTCACTACTTCAGCTGCACCATGCTTTATCTGTTTGCTGAGGCCAACACTGAGGCCATCCAGGAGCAGATCACCAG GGTTCTGTTGGAGAGGCTGATAGTGAACCGGCCTCACCCGTGGGGTCTCCTCATCACCTTCATCGAGCTGATCAAGAATCCTGCCTTCAAGTTCTGGAGTCACGACTTTGTGCACTGTGCCCCCGAGATTGAAAA gctGTTCCAGTCAGTAGCCCAGTGCTGCATGGGACAGAAGCAGGCCCAGCAGGTGATGGAAGGCACTGGTGCCAGCTAG